One window from the genome of Candidatus Tanganyikabacteria bacterium encodes:
- a CDS encoding MCE family protein produces the protein MKIFLTYRERLAGLFIVVTALLVTAFFVGAAVRNRWLAPRVTFQALVTRGDGLRSGSPVLLSGVEIGEVGAMTIRDDDRIDVELVILKSHAHRLRAGTRATVRRLLGIGEKRVHLASATSDAAPIAPGSRIPADEPLDLLDVVAQLDLGSNLAMLNRGLAALEKLLGKLEEEGRLDRLIAAADRLGPTLAKVDALLGDVHQPVVSLVRNPALAGTLVGADRVLGDPATLKTLHGAANALEPGRIDRLVARADVLLVKLDKLMADKGPVVSLLDHTDQLITDERIDKLITSLERLTDEKKLGRILDNVSSLADQTAKVGPEIPEITRELTTTLRETTILLKALQKLPLLEGATREVREEQQRKR, from the coding sequence GTGAAGATCTTCCTGACGTACCGCGAGCGGCTCGCGGGCCTGTTCATCGTGGTCACGGCGCTGCTGGTCACCGCGTTCTTCGTGGGCGCCGCCGTCCGCAACCGCTGGCTGGCGCCGCGCGTCACGTTCCAGGCGCTTGTTACCCGCGGGGACGGCCTGCGGTCGGGATCGCCCGTGCTGCTCTCGGGCGTCGAAATCGGCGAGGTCGGCGCGATGACCATCCGCGACGACGACCGCATCGACGTGGAGCTGGTCATCCTGAAATCCCACGCGCACCGCCTGCGCGCCGGCACCCGGGCCACGGTGCGCCGCTTGCTGGGCATCGGCGAGAAGCGCGTGCACCTCGCGTCGGCCACGTCCGACGCGGCGCCCATCGCCCCCGGCTCGCGCATCCCGGCCGACGAGCCCCTGGATCTGCTCGACGTCGTGGCGCAGCTCGATCTCGGCTCAAACCTGGCCATGCTCAATCGCGGGCTGGCGGCGCTGGAGAAGCTGCTGGGCAAGCTGGAAGAGGAGGGCCGCCTCGACCGCCTGATCGCGGCCGCCGACCGCCTGGGGCCCACGCTGGCGAAAGTCGACGCCCTGCTCGGCGACGTCCACCAGCCGGTCGTCTCGCTGGTGCGCAACCCCGCGCTGGCCGGGACGCTCGTCGGGGCAGACCGGGTCCTCGGGGATCCCGCGACCTTGAAGACGTTGCACGGCGCGGCCAACGCGCTCGAACCCGGGCGCATCGATCGCCTGGTGGCTCGCGCCGACGTGCTGCTGGTCAAGCTCGACAAGCTCATGGCCGACAAGGGCCCGGTGGTGTCGCTCCTGGACCACACCGATCAGCTCATCACCGACGAGCGCATCGACAAGCTGATCACCTCGCTCGAGCGACTGACCGACGAGAAGAAACTCGGGCGCATCCTCGACAACGTCTCCTCGCTGGCCGACCAGACCGCCAAGGTCGGGCCGGAGATCCCGGAAATCACGCGAGAGCTCACGAC